The Pseudomonadota bacterium DNA segment ATCGATTTTTACGCGACGGTTGTAAGCTCGGCCCATGGACCGGAAGAAGACGGCGCGCCGCATCGCCGCGGTGCTCGATCGGATGTACCCGGACCCGGTCGCTCCCCTGCGCCGGGAGGACCCGTACGCCCTGCTCGTCGCCACGGTGCTCTCCGCCCAGTGCACGGACGTCCGCGTCAACGCCGTGACGCCGGCCCTGTTCGCGCGCGCTTCGACGCCGGAGGCGATGGCGCGCCTCCCTCGGGAGGTGATCGCCGACCTGATCCGACCGTGCGGGCTCACGAAGGCGAAGTCCAAGGCGATCTCGGAGCTGTCCGCGATCCTCGTCGCGCGGTTCGGGGGGCGGGTGCCGGAGAGCTTCGCGGAGCTCGAGTCGCTGCCGGGCGTCGGGCACAAGACCGCGAGCGTGGTCATGGCGCAGGCGTTCGGCGCGCCCGCGTTCCCGGTGGACACCCACGTCCACAGGCTGGCGCGCAGGTGGGGGCTCTCTTCGGGCAGCTCCGTCGCCGAGACCGAGCGCGACCTCAAGGGGCTGTTCCCCGAGCGGGCGTGGCACAAGATCCACCTGCAGATGATCCTGTTCGGCCGCGAGCGCTGCAGGGCCCGCGGGCACGATCCGGCCGACTGCCCGATCTGCTCCTTCGCCGCGCCTAGATAGCGGCGCCCT contains these protein-coding regions:
- the nth gene encoding endonuclease III, with the protein product MDRKKTARRIAAVLDRMYPDPVAPLRREDPYALLVATVLSAQCTDVRVNAVTPALFARASTPEAMARLPREVIADLIRPCGLTKAKSKAISELSAILVARFGGRVPESFAELESLPGVGHKTASVVMAQAFGAPAFPVDTHVHRLARRWGLSSGSSVAETERDLKGLFPERAWHKIHLQMILFGRERCRARGHDPADCPICSFAAPR